A region of Pyxidicoccus parkwaysis DNA encodes the following proteins:
- a CDS encoding M20 family metallopeptidase has translation MAINVQTATESSDRIWEKEILPALERYIRIPNKSPSFDPDWVKSGHMAAAVQLIADWCRAQAQHLPGLELEVIQLKDEKGNPRTPVIYMEVPGTKGDDTVLLYGHLDKQPEMTGWRQDLTPWTPVREGDKLYGRGGADDGYSAFASLTAIRLLKEQGLPHARCVVLIEACEESGSYDLPAYIEALAPRIGKPSLVVCLDSGCANYEQLWMTTSLRGIVGGNLRVDILTEGVHSGDATGIVPSSYRILRQILSRVEDESTGQIKVQGLHVEIPEARRQQAREAAKVLGDEVYTKFPWVPGARPVSQDGAELVLNRTWRPALAVTGVDGMPPLNNAGNVLRPFTTFKLSMRIPPRLDPKAGMKALKDALEKDPPYGAKVTFEGEKASVGWDAPPLASWLSRAVESASKTFFGQPAMSMGEGGTIPFMGMLGERFPEAQFVITGLLGPGSNAHGPNEFLHIPTGKKLTCSVASIIADHFNR, from the coding sequence ATGGCCATCAACGTACAGACCGCCACTGAGTCGTCCGACCGCATCTGGGAGAAGGAAATCCTCCCGGCGCTCGAGCGCTACATCCGCATCCCCAACAAGTCGCCTTCCTTCGATCCGGACTGGGTGAAGTCCGGCCACATGGCCGCCGCGGTGCAACTCATCGCGGACTGGTGCCGCGCGCAGGCGCAGCACCTGCCGGGCCTGGAGCTGGAGGTCATCCAGCTCAAGGACGAGAAGGGCAACCCGCGCACGCCCGTCATCTACATGGAGGTGCCGGGCACCAAGGGTGACGACACCGTCCTTCTGTATGGCCACCTGGACAAGCAGCCGGAGATGACGGGCTGGCGCCAGGACCTGACGCCGTGGACGCCGGTGCGCGAGGGCGACAAGCTCTACGGGCGCGGCGGCGCGGATGACGGCTACTCCGCCTTCGCGTCGCTGACGGCCATCCGCCTGCTGAAGGAGCAGGGCCTCCCGCACGCGCGCTGTGTCGTCCTCATCGAGGCGTGCGAGGAGAGCGGCAGCTATGACCTGCCCGCGTACATCGAGGCGCTGGCGCCGCGCATCGGCAAGCCGTCGCTGGTGGTGTGCCTGGACTCGGGCTGCGCCAACTACGAGCAGCTCTGGATGACCACGTCGCTGCGCGGCATCGTCGGCGGCAACCTTCGCGTGGACATCCTCACCGAGGGCGTGCACTCGGGTGACGCGACGGGCATCGTCCCGTCGTCCTACCGCATCCTCCGGCAGATTCTGTCGCGCGTGGAGGACGAGTCCACGGGCCAAATCAAGGTGCAGGGCCTGCACGTCGAAATCCCCGAGGCCCGCCGCCAGCAGGCGCGCGAGGCCGCGAAGGTGCTCGGCGACGAGGTGTACACCAAGTTCCCCTGGGTGCCGGGCGCGCGGCCGGTGTCTCAGGATGGCGCGGAATTGGTGCTCAACCGCACCTGGCGTCCGGCGCTGGCGGTGACGGGCGTGGACGGCATGCCGCCCCTGAACAACGCGGGCAACGTGCTGCGGCCCTTCACCACCTTCAAGCTGTCCATGCGCATTCCGCCGCGCCTGGACCCGAAGGCGGGCATGAAGGCGCTGAAGGACGCGCTGGAGAAGGACCCGCCGTACGGCGCCAAGGTGACGTTCGAGGGTGAGAAGGCGAGCGTCGGCTGGGACGCGCCGCCGCTGGCGAGCTGGCTGTCGCGCGCGGTGGAGTCGGCGTCGAAGACGTTCTTCGGTCAGCCGGCCATGTCCATGGGCGAGGGCGGCACCATCCCCTTCATGGGCATGCTGGGCGAGCGCTTCCCCGAGGCGCAGTTCGTCATCACCGGCCTGCTGGGCCCCGGCAGCAACGCGCACGGCCCCAACGAGTTCCTGCACATCCCCACCGGCAAGAAGCTCACCTGCTCGGTGGCCAGCATCATCGCGGACCACTTCAACCGGTAG
- a CDS encoding discoidin domain-containing protein produces the protein MNRQHLTSSRGGWKRFRMPVGALSLAAFVAATPALAAGGFTSTTASGNDGNVPANAIDGNLATRWSSNGIGQWIRGDLGAVKAINALDIAWYSGNTRASKFVIATSTDGTTFTQVFSGSSSGKTASMERYTFPTVNARYVRVTVNGNTSNTWASISEMAAITGSTTPPTDPPPPTDPAPTTGKDKFGVTMLFPSKSGGEQWFLADNATSDSRFDPQNTITRNSDGSWKMKSSQVRMSVFTSTGYSGSKIPTYDRDVLASRGYMQAANDWKNIEMTGFVKLNAAQDTSDNFDWYARGGKHNDNNSGCEGSSYKGGLHYDGRARWQKETWHVSYEQAAYKPATTALKGRWVGFKAVMRNTTVSGKEAVHLEMYVNENADKVTWKKVYDMVDSGTWGGDAQHCGGAVGAMPITWGGPIATFRWDNANDVDFKWMSVREIQP, from the coding sequence TTGAATCGACAGCACCTGACTTCGTCCCGGGGGGGATGGAAGCGCTTCCGCATGCCGGTTGGCGCGCTCTCGCTGGCCGCGTTCGTGGCCGCGACACCCGCGCTGGCTGCCGGAGGTTTCACTTCCACCACCGCCAGCGGGAACGACGGAAATGTGCCTGCCAATGCCATCGACGGCAACCTGGCGACGCGCTGGTCCAGCAATGGCATTGGCCAGTGGATCCGCGGCGACCTGGGCGCGGTGAAGGCCATCAACGCGCTGGACATCGCCTGGTACAGCGGCAACACGCGCGCCAGCAAGTTCGTCATCGCCACCTCGACGGACGGCACCACCTTCACGCAGGTCTTCTCCGGGAGCTCCTCCGGGAAGACGGCGTCCATGGAGCGCTACACGTTCCCCACGGTGAACGCCCGCTACGTGCGCGTCACCGTCAACGGCAACACCTCCAACACCTGGGCGAGCATCTCGGAGATGGCGGCCATCACCGGCTCCACCACGCCTCCGACGGACCCGCCGCCTCCCACGGACCCCGCGCCCACCACGGGCAAGGACAAGTTCGGTGTGACGATGCTCTTCCCGTCCAAGTCCGGCGGCGAGCAGTGGTTCCTCGCGGACAACGCCACGAGCGACTCGCGCTTCGACCCGCAGAACACGATTACGCGCAACTCGGACGGCTCCTGGAAGATGAAGAGCAGCCAGGTGCGCATGAGCGTCTTCACGTCCACGGGCTACAGCGGCTCGAAGATTCCGACGTATGACCGCGACGTGCTGGCGAGCCGTGGCTACATGCAGGCCGCGAACGACTGGAAGAACATCGAGATGACCGGCTTCGTGAAGCTCAACGCGGCGCAGGACACCTCGGACAACTTCGACTGGTACGCGCGCGGCGGCAAGCACAACGACAACAACTCCGGCTGCGAGGGCAGCAGCTACAAGGGCGGCCTGCACTATGACGGTCGCGCCCGCTGGCAGAAGGAGACGTGGCACGTCTCCTACGAGCAGGCCGCGTACAAGCCGGCCACCACGGCGCTCAAGGGTCGCTGGGTGGGCTTCAAGGCGGTGATGCGCAACACCACCGTCAGCGGCAAGGAAGCCGTGCACCTGGAGATGTACGTCAACGAGAACGCCGACAAGGTGACCTGGAAGAAGGTCTACGACATGGTGGACTCCGGCACCTGGGGCGGCGACGCCCAGCACTGCGGCGGCGCCGTCGGCGCCATGCCGATTACCTGGGGCGGCCCCATCGCCACGTTCCGTTGGGACAACGCCAACGACGTGGACTTCAAGTGGATGTCGGTTCGTGAAATCCAGCCGTAG
- the treZ gene encoding malto-oligosyltrehalose trehalohydrolase, translating to MVPADDVRTAATAVPRLGAWVEDGARVRWRVWAPGHQRVEAVIHDARGQPGRIVPLAPEPGGCFGAELEGHGAGTLYKLRVDGEGPFPDPWSRSQPLGVHGPSEVVISDFEWTDAGWKGVEPESLVIYEVHVGTATPEGTFEALISRLPGLKDLGVTALEIMPVAAFPGARNWGYDGVDLFAPLAAYGGPEGLRRLIDAAHARGLAVLIDAVYNHFGPDGNYLRVYSPHYFTGRHHTPWGDAVNYDGEGSAYVRSLVLSNVEMWIRDYHADGLRLDAAHALVDEGTPHLLTEIARRARASAPDRRVLVIAEDERNERRLLLPPPEGHGLDAVWADDLHHQLRRAFAGDSEGYYQDYTGSTEDIARTLRQGWFYEGQVSKNQGHARGTKADGLEPWRFVHCIQNHDQVGNRAFGERLGHDVSPAAFRAMSTLLLLSPFTPLLFMGQEWNASTPFLYFTDHNAELGRLVTEGRRKEFAGFARFAGAEVPDPQAVETFTRSKLDWSEAEKPEHAGVRALYRELLHLRATEPAMKDIRPGGHDARAPGPDALLLERRAGAQGLQIIVSVRGTLEHRVPSGAELVLWSEAPRFGGAVEVAPLKDGTLRLQGPAAAVVRFTAKG from the coding sequence ATGGTTCCCGCGGACGACGTTCGGACGGCAGCGACGGCAGTGCCCCGGCTGGGGGCGTGGGTGGAGGACGGAGCGAGGGTGCGGTGGCGCGTCTGGGCCCCAGGCCACCAGCGCGTCGAGGCGGTGATTCACGACGCGCGGGGGCAGCCCGGCCGCATCGTCCCGCTGGCGCCGGAGCCCGGTGGCTGCTTCGGCGCGGAACTGGAGGGCCACGGCGCCGGCACGCTCTACAAGCTCCGCGTGGACGGCGAGGGCCCCTTCCCGGACCCGTGGTCCCGCTCGCAGCCGCTCGGCGTGCACGGCCCGTCCGAAGTCGTCATTTCCGACTTCGAGTGGACCGACGCCGGCTGGAAGGGCGTGGAACCTGAATCACTCGTCATCTATGAGGTGCACGTCGGCACCGCCACGCCCGAGGGCACCTTCGAGGCGCTCATCTCGCGCCTCCCGGGCCTGAAGGATTTGGGTGTCACCGCGCTGGAAATCATGCCGGTGGCGGCCTTCCCCGGCGCGCGCAACTGGGGCTACGACGGGGTGGACCTCTTCGCGCCGCTGGCCGCGTATGGCGGGCCGGAGGGCCTGCGCCGCCTCATCGACGCCGCGCACGCGCGCGGGCTCGCCGTCCTCATCGACGCCGTCTACAACCACTTCGGTCCGGACGGGAACTACCTGCGAGTGTACTCGCCGCACTACTTCACCGGCCGCCACCACACGCCGTGGGGCGACGCGGTGAACTACGACGGCGAGGGCAGCGCCTACGTGCGCTCGCTGGTGCTCTCCAACGTGGAGATGTGGATTCGCGACTACCACGCGGACGGCCTGCGCCTGGACGCCGCGCACGCGCTCGTCGACGAGGGCACGCCCCACCTGCTCACCGAAATCGCCCGGCGCGCCCGCGCCAGCGCGCCGGACCGCCGCGTGCTCGTCATCGCCGAGGACGAGCGCAACGAGCGCAGGCTGCTGCTGCCTCCGCCGGAGGGCCATGGCCTCGACGCCGTCTGGGCGGATGACCTCCACCACCAGTTGCGCCGCGCCTTCGCGGGCGACAGCGAGGGCTACTACCAGGACTACACGGGCAGCACGGAGGACATCGCCCGCACGCTGCGCCAGGGCTGGTTCTACGAGGGCCAGGTGTCGAAGAACCAGGGCCACGCGCGCGGCACGAAGGCGGATGGCCTGGAGCCGTGGCGCTTCGTCCACTGCATCCAGAACCACGACCAGGTGGGCAACCGCGCCTTCGGCGAGCGACTGGGGCACGACGTGTCCCCCGCGGCCTTCCGCGCCATGAGCACGCTGTTGCTCCTGTCTCCCTTCACGCCGCTGCTCTTCATGGGGCAGGAGTGGAACGCGAGCACGCCCTTCCTCTACTTCACGGACCACAACGCGGAGCTGGGCCGGCTCGTCACGGAAGGGCGCCGCAAGGAGTTCGCCGGCTTCGCGCGCTTCGCGGGCGCGGAGGTGCCGGACCCGCAGGCGGTGGAGACCTTCACCCGCTCCAAGCTGGACTGGAGCGAGGCGGAGAAGCCGGAGCACGCGGGCGTGCGCGCGCTGTACCGCGAGCTGCTCCACCTGCGCGCCACGGAGCCCGCAATGAAAGACATCCGCCCCGGTGGCCACGATGCTCGCGCGCCAGGGCCGGACGCGCTGCTGCTGGAGCGGCGCGCGGGAGCGCAGGGCCTCCAAATCATCGTCTCCGTGCGCGGCACGCTGGAGCACCGCGTGCCCTCGGGCGCGGAGCTGGTGCTGTGGAGTGAAGCCCCCCGCTTCGGCGGCGCCGTTGAAGTCGCGCCGCTGAAGGACGGCACGCTGCGCTTGCAGGGGCCCGCGGCCGCCGTGGTGCGCTTCACCGCGAAGGGCTGA
- a CDS encoding AAA family ATPase translates to MSIARTGLEPRPIPRHEDVRERVAAIEVLSPREIDARLTDLGYRGQDEARRAASVLAYRHLRRIRRLHLEGLAPEPGQRENCLFLGPTGAGKTFLVELMFREILAVPTVLADATQFSETGYVGDDVNTLLSRLYEVADKDAEWAACGVICMDEFDKLATSRSDSRFAGQQTTKDVSGFGVQRSLLHLLSASSADFPADFGFTSRLQPENMELSCLTFIACGAFSGLRSTAEGMARGERLGFGREPSAVRNESIAASVSKEQLEQTTAFARYGFIPELIGRFNRMVSFAPLDAATLGDILQHNVLRAYEREFEQEGLRLLVEPAVREHVVTRALKRETGARGLRATLSPLLESAAYEHFGRPDASGTVRLVMEGEEVRALAE, encoded by the coding sequence ATGAGCATCGCCCGCACCGGCCTGGAGCCACGGCCCATCCCTCGCCATGAGGACGTGCGCGAGCGCGTCGCCGCCATCGAAGTGCTGTCTCCGCGAGAAATCGACGCGCGCCTGACGGACCTGGGCTACCGCGGTCAGGACGAGGCGCGGCGCGCGGCCTCGGTGCTCGCCTACCGCCACCTGCGCCGCATCCGCCGCCTCCACCTGGAGGGGCTCGCGCCCGAGCCGGGCCAGCGCGAGAACTGCCTGTTCCTCGGCCCCACCGGCGCGGGGAAGACGTTCCTCGTGGAGTTGATGTTCCGCGAAATCCTCGCGGTGCCCACCGTGCTGGCGGACGCCACCCAGTTCTCTGAGACGGGCTACGTGGGCGACGACGTCAACACCCTGCTGTCGCGCCTGTATGAGGTGGCGGACAAGGACGCGGAGTGGGCCGCGTGCGGCGTCATCTGCATGGACGAGTTCGACAAGCTCGCCACCAGCCGCTCCGACAGCCGCTTCGCCGGACAGCAGACCACCAAGGATGTCAGCGGCTTCGGCGTGCAGCGCAGCCTCCTGCACCTCTTGTCCGCCTCCAGCGCGGACTTCCCCGCGGACTTCGGCTTCACCAGCCGCCTGCAGCCGGAGAACATGGAGCTGTCCTGCCTCACCTTCATCGCCTGCGGGGCCTTCAGCGGGCTGCGCTCCACGGCGGAGGGCATGGCCCGGGGCGAACGGCTGGGCTTCGGCCGCGAGCCGAGCGCCGTGCGGAACGAGTCCATCGCCGCCAGTGTGTCGAAGGAGCAGTTGGAGCAGACCACCGCCTTCGCCCGCTATGGCTTCATCCCGGAGCTCATCGGCCGCTTCAACCGGATGGTGTCCTTCGCTCCGCTGGACGCGGCCACGCTGGGCGACATCCTCCAGCACAACGTGCTGCGCGCGTACGAGCGCGAGTTCGAGCAGGAGGGCCTGCGCCTGCTGGTGGAGCCCGCGGTGCGCGAGCACGTGGTGACGCGCGCCCTCAAGCGCGAGACGGGCGCCCGCGGCCTGCGCGCCACCCTGTCTCCCCTGCTGGAGAGCGCCGCGTACGAGCACTTCGGCCGGCCGGACGCCTCCGGCACCGTCCGCCTCGTCATGGAGGGCGAGGAGGTGCGGGCGCTCGCGGAATAA